One segment of Radiobacillus kanasensis DNA contains the following:
- the rnr gene encoding ribonuclease R has product MKEQILEYFQENASKPLSVQEIEEVLELKNADDFKQLMKTLNELEEAGELVRTRKNRYGPPERMNLIRGKIQMHAKGFAFLIPDEEDQDDVYINHADLQSAMNNDKVLVRIESTNAQGNRPEGVVIRILERATAQVVGTYQDNGHFGFVVADDKRIPNDIFIPKGATGGAVDGHKVIAKIVKYPEDRMSAEGEVLQILGHKNDPGIDILSIIYKHGITIDFPDEVLEQAANTPDSISEDEIKNRKDLRDEQIVTIDGADAKDLDDAVTVKRLENGNYKLGVYIADVSYYVQENSPIDKEALERATSVYLVDRVIPMIPHRLSNGICSLNPQVDRLTLGCEMEIDSNGEVVSHEIFQSVIKTTERMTYHDVNQILVHQEDELVKRYEPLVPMFQDMEKLAQILRSKRMNRGAIDFDFKEAKVLVDEEGKANDVVLRERSVAEKLIEEFMLAANETIAEHFHWMDVPFIHRIHEDPSEDKLQSFFEFISTLGYVVKGTANDVHPQALQKILEEVEGTQEEMIISKLMLRSMKQAKYDPQSIGHFGLATDFYTHFTSPIRRYPDLIVHRLIRTYLVEQKLDNKTQNHWRDRMPDIAKHASEKERAAVDAERETDDLKKAEFMADKIGEEFDGVISSVTNFGLFVELPNTVEGLVHVSYLTDDYYHFDERSYAMIGERTGNIFRIGDEITVKVANVNIEERVVDFEIVGMKPKQPRERLDRPKVITAKRLRNKTGKPSDKGAKPPKGSGNKKNNKNKKKKKR; this is encoded by the coding sequence ATGAAGGAACAAATTCTGGAATACTTTCAGGAAAATGCTTCAAAGCCTCTATCTGTTCAAGAGATAGAAGAGGTCTTAGAATTAAAGAATGCCGATGATTTTAAACAATTGATGAAGACGTTAAATGAATTGGAGGAAGCGGGGGAGCTTGTTCGAACTCGCAAAAATAGGTACGGTCCACCCGAAAGAATGAACCTCATTCGTGGGAAAATTCAAATGCATGCCAAAGGGTTTGCGTTTTTAATCCCCGATGAAGAGGATCAAGACGATGTCTATATCAACCACGCAGACCTTCAGTCCGCGATGAATAATGATAAAGTACTCGTGCGAATTGAATCAACCAATGCCCAAGGAAACAGACCAGAGGGTGTTGTCATTCGAATACTAGAACGGGCGACCGCACAAGTGGTAGGTACCTATCAGGATAATGGTCATTTTGGGTTTGTTGTAGCCGATGACAAACGAATCCCGAATGATATTTTTATTCCGAAGGGAGCTACTGGTGGTGCTGTTGATGGTCACAAAGTCATTGCGAAGATTGTTAAATACCCAGAAGACCGGATGAGTGCCGAAGGGGAAGTCCTACAAATTCTTGGGCATAAAAACGACCCAGGTATCGATATTCTTTCTATCATTTATAAGCATGGTATTACGATTGATTTCCCGGATGAAGTGTTGGAACAAGCGGCTAATACACCAGATTCTATTTCCGAGGATGAAATCAAAAATAGAAAAGATTTGCGAGATGAACAGATCGTTACCATTGATGGGGCAGACGCAAAAGACTTAGATGATGCGGTAACCGTGAAACGATTAGAAAATGGTAACTATAAGCTTGGCGTGTATATCGCGGATGTAAGTTATTACGTCCAAGAGAATTCTCCCATTGATAAAGAAGCATTAGAACGCGCCACGAGTGTGTACTTAGTAGACCGTGTTATCCCAATGATTCCACACCGACTTTCTAATGGCATCTGTTCCTTAAATCCACAAGTCGATCGTCTGACACTTGGCTGTGAGATGGAAATTGATTCGAATGGGGAAGTTGTCAGTCATGAAATTTTCCAAAGTGTCATCAAAACAACGGAAAGAATGACTTATCATGATGTGAATCAAATTCTCGTTCATCAAGAGGACGAGCTCGTTAAGCGGTATGAGCCACTTGTCCCGATGTTCCAGGATATGGAGAAGCTCGCTCAGATTCTTCGTAGTAAGCGGATGAATAGAGGAGCGATTGACTTTGACTTCAAAGAAGCGAAAGTTCTTGTAGACGAAGAAGGAAAAGCAAATGATGTTGTACTAAGAGAGCGTTCGGTTGCGGAAAAATTAATCGAAGAGTTTATGCTGGCAGCTAACGAAACGATTGCCGAACATTTCCACTGGATGGATGTTCCGTTTATTCACCGTATTCACGAAGACCCTAGTGAAGATAAACTGCAAAGCTTTTTTGAATTTATCTCTACGTTAGGATACGTGGTGAAAGGTACTGCGAATGATGTTCATCCACAAGCGTTACAAAAGATCTTAGAGGAAGTTGAAGGCACCCAAGAAGAAATGATTATTTCGAAGCTCATGCTTCGTTCGATGAAGCAAGCGAAATACGATCCGCAAAGTATTGGACACTTTGGTTTGGCAACAGATTTCTACACCCACTTCACGTCGCCAATCCGTCGTTATCCGGATTTAATCGTTCACCGTCTAATTCGGACTTATTTAGTGGAACAAAAGCTAGACAATAAAACGCAGAATCATTGGCGAGATCGCATGCCGGATATTGCCAAACACGCATCGGAAAAAGAGCGAGCAGCCGTGGATGCTGAACGTGAAACCGATGATTTGAAAAAAGCTGAATTCATGGCAGACAAAATTGGAGAAGAATTTGATGGCGTTATTAGCTCGGTTACAAACTTTGGATTATTTGTGGAGCTTCCAAACACCGTAGAAGGACTTGTCCATGTTAGCTACCTAACAGACGATTACTACCACTTCGATGAACGCTCTTATGCGATGATTGGGGAAAGAACCGGAAACATTTTCCGTATTGGGGATGAAATCACCGTTAAAGTAGCCAATGTCAACATCGAGGAACGGGTTGTCGACTTCGAGATTGTTGGAATGAAGCCAAAACAGCCTCGTGAACGATTAGATCGTCCGAAAGTGATTACAGCAAAACGATTGCGAAATAAAACCGGCAAGCCATCCGATAAAGGTGCGAAACCACCTAAAGGCTCTGGAAACAAAAAGAACAACAAAAATAAGAAAAAGAAAAAAAGATAG
- a CDS encoding alpha/beta hydrolase: MKIKQPEPFTFEEGNRAVLLLHGFTGHTADVRMLGRYLQGKGYTCHAPIYRGHGAPPEELIQSNADQWWEDAQAAYQHLKDLGYDEIAVAGLSLGGVLGLKLAYSYPVKGVVPMCAPMFFDNEQQLTVGFRQFSKEYKQLEQKDEETIQKEVDALMEESKDVFQGLGALITDVKEHVDHIYAPALVVQARKDQMINTASATYIYEHVESDEKDMKWYEESGHVITLGKEKEQLHEDVYRFLESLPWS, encoded by the coding sequence ATGAAGATTAAACAACCAGAACCTTTTACATTTGAAGAAGGAAACAGAGCCGTATTACTTTTACACGGTTTCACAGGTCATACAGCCGATGTGCGTATGCTCGGTCGATATTTACAAGGAAAAGGTTATACGTGTCACGCCCCGATTTACCGGGGGCATGGAGCACCACCAGAGGAACTTATTCAGTCTAACGCGGACCAATGGTGGGAGGATGCGCAAGCTGCGTACCAGCATTTGAAAGATCTTGGCTATGATGAAATTGCCGTTGCAGGACTTTCTCTAGGAGGAGTACTCGGGCTGAAATTAGCGTATTCCTATCCAGTGAAAGGCGTCGTTCCAATGTGTGCGCCAATGTTTTTTGATAACGAACAGCAATTAACGGTAGGATTTAGACAGTTCTCTAAAGAATATAAACAACTAGAGCAAAAAGACGAAGAAACGATTCAAAAAGAAGTAGATGCTTTAATGGAAGAATCAAAAGATGTCTTTCAAGGATTAGGAGCATTAATTACCGATGTGAAAGAGCACGTCGACCACATTTATGCACCAGCACTCGTCGTACAAGCTAGAAAAGATCAAATGATCAACACAGCTAGTGCGACCTACATCTACGAACATGTTGAATCAGATGAAAAAGACATGAAATGGTACGAAGAGTCCGGACATGTGATTACATTAGGAAAAGAAAAAGAACAGCTACATGAAGATGTTTACAGGTTTTTAGAATCACTTCCTTGGTCATGA
- the secG gene encoding preprotein translocase subunit SecG: protein MTTVAITLLIIDAVALIALVLLQSGKSAGLSGAISGGAEQLFGKQKARGIDLVLHRATIVAAVLLFVLTFLVAYVL, encoded by the coding sequence ATGACAACAGTTGCGATTACGTTATTAATTATCGATGCAGTAGCACTTATCGCTCTTGTCCTTTTACAGTCTGGTAAAAGTGCCGGATTGTCAGGTGCCATTTCTGGTGGTGCTGAACAATTGTTTGGAAAACAGAAAGCGCGAGGAATTGATTTAGTTTTACACCGTGCAACGATTGTTGCCGCTGTACTTCTATTTGTCCTTACGTTTTTAGTGGCTTACGTCCTATAA
- a CDS encoding alpha/beta hydrolase has protein sequence MAKSSFWLDSEDDVKLHVQKWIKPRSNDPKAIVQISHGMVEHIGRYDDFAHFLVSQNIFVYGNDHRGHGQTGTAHGMMGLLSEKDGFEKATNDLYIVTKHIQEEHPETPIFLLGHSFGSFLARHYIQLHSEDIEGVIISGTGGHPGMANIAAKRIAQQQLKKDLLGVPSPMLNKLVFRAYNKRVTNPKSPFDWLSHDEKQVLQYAEDPLCGFIPSASFFYDMFHGLDLVHNDKLIKKIRKGLPMLFVTGEEDPVGKYGSDIWKVMKQYQKHDIDDITANFYPHGRHEMLNEINKVDVYKDILKWIEFYLPEEDE, from the coding sequence ATGGCTAAATCTTCTTTTTGGCTAGATTCCGAGGATGATGTAAAACTTCATGTTCAGAAATGGATTAAGCCTCGATCGAATGATCCGAAGGCGATTGTTCAAATCTCCCACGGAATGGTAGAGCACATCGGTCGGTACGACGATTTTGCTCACTTTTTAGTTAGTCAAAACATTTTTGTATATGGAAATGACCATCGCGGACATGGGCAGACCGGTACGGCACATGGAATGATGGGTCTTTTATCGGAAAAAGACGGATTTGAAAAGGCAACAAATGATCTATACATCGTAACCAAACACATACAAGAAGAGCATCCCGAAACACCGATTTTTCTACTCGGGCATAGCTTCGGTTCATTTCTTGCGAGACATTACATCCAATTACATAGTGAGGATATAGAAGGTGTCATCATTTCAGGAACAGGTGGACATCCTGGAATGGCAAATATTGCAGCAAAACGAATCGCTCAACAGCAACTAAAGAAGGATCTACTCGGTGTCCCGTCACCGATGCTTAACAAGCTTGTTTTCCGAGCCTATAACAAGCGTGTCACCAACCCAAAGTCTCCGTTTGACTGGTTGTCACATGACGAAAAACAAGTATTACAGTATGCCGAAGATCCACTATGCGGATTTATTCCATCAGCAAGCTTCTTTTATGACATGTTTCATGGACTTGATCTCGTTCATAACGACAAGCTTATTAAAAAAATTCGGAAGGGCCTTCCTATGCTCTTTGTGACAGGTGAAGAAGATCCTGTTGGGAAGTATGGAAGTGACATCTGGAAGGTAATGAAACAATATCAGAAGCACGATATTGATGATATTACGGCGAATTTTTATCCGCACGGTCGACATGAGATGTTAAACGAAATCAATAAGGTAGACGTGTACAAAGACATTTTGAAATGGATTGAATTTTACCTTCCTGAAGAAGATGAATGA
- the pfkB gene encoding 1-phosphofructokinase, which produces MIYTCTLNPSVDYVLRVQDFQLGGLNRGTESFYYPGGKGINVSRVLKRLGVENTALGFLGGFTGSFIRQELEKENIQHQFVEISGTTRINMKLKADEETELNGPGIPISKQQMDELFEEIQRLQEGDYLVAAGSIPSSIPDDIYLQIAHECQKKGVNLVADTSSAALKALIGTKLFLVKPNHHELGELFDTSIESQEDAIHYAKELQQKGAENVIISMGGDGAIFVSDTETYVADVPKGKVKNTVGSGDSMVAGFVASYIQHGDKRKAFQQAVASGSATAFSDDLCTSTEVASLLEQVRIQQV; this is translated from the coding sequence ATGATTTATACATGCACCTTAAACCCATCCGTGGACTACGTATTACGAGTACAGGATTTTCAGCTTGGTGGCTTAAACCGAGGAACGGAAAGCTTTTATTATCCAGGTGGAAAAGGCATTAACGTATCTCGTGTATTAAAAAGATTAGGCGTAGAAAACACAGCATTAGGATTCTTAGGTGGGTTTACAGGTAGCTTTATTCGTCAGGAACTAGAGAAAGAAAACATCCAGCATCAATTTGTGGAGATATCCGGTACGACTCGCATTAATATGAAATTAAAAGCAGACGAGGAAACCGAATTGAACGGGCCAGGAATCCCAATCTCCAAACAGCAGATGGATGAGCTTTTCGAAGAAATCCAGCGATTACAAGAAGGCGATTACTTAGTTGCTGCTGGAAGTATTCCGAGTTCCATTCCAGATGATATTTACTTACAGATTGCTCATGAATGTCAGAAAAAAGGGGTCAATCTTGTAGCGGATACGTCCAGTGCTGCGTTAAAAGCGTTGATTGGCACCAAACTTTTTCTCGTCAAACCAAATCATCATGAGCTTGGAGAACTTTTTGATACGAGCATCGAATCGCAAGAGGATGCTATCCACTATGCCAAAGAACTACAACAAAAAGGTGCGGAAAACGTCATCATTTCGATGGGCGGAGATGGGGCCATTTTCGTTTCAGATACGGAAACTTACGTGGCCGATGTTCCTAAAGGAAAGGTTAAAAACACCGTTGGCTCTGGTGACTCCATGGTGGCAGGCTTTGTCGCGTCCTATATCCAACATGGCGACAAAAGAAAAGCATTCCAACAGGCGGTTGCTTCCGGAAGTGCTACAGCCTTCAGTGATGATCTTTGCACGAGTACAGAGGTTGCTTCTCTTTTGGAACAGGTACGAATTCAGCAGGTTTAA
- a CDS encoding phosphocarrier protein HPr, producing the protein MAEQTFTITDSTGVHARPATLLVNKAGAFQSELKVEYNGKSVNLKSIMGVMSLGIPKDAQIKVIAEGPDADEALRTIADTIKSEGLGESL; encoded by the coding sequence ATGGCAGAACAAACTTTCACCATAACGGATAGCACAGGTGTTCATGCGCGTCCAGCGACACTTCTAGTAAACAAAGCTGGAGCATTCCAATCAGAATTAAAGGTAGAGTATAACGGAAAATCGGTGAACTTAAAATCGATTATGGGTGTTATGTCTCTAGGAATTCCAAAGGACGCACAAATCAAAGTAATCGCAGAAGGTCCAGATGCAGACGAAGCTTTGCGGACAATAGCGGACACAATCAAAAGCGAAGGACTAGGAGAATCGTTATGA
- the ptsP gene encoding phosphoenolpyruvate--protein phosphotransferase: MSNLNGIAASNGIAIAKVYKLAVPDLSFERTKIDNPDEEIARLQDALEVSKKELEKIKENARKTLGDEHAEIFSAHLLVLSDPEMINPIQEKIKSENTNAESALKETADMFISMFEGMDNEYMRERAADIKDVTKRVMAHLLNVSFPDPALIDEEVVVVAEDLTPSDTAQLNKQFVKGFTTNIGGRTSHSAIMARSLEIPAVVGTKSITSEAHENDIVIVDGIDGEVILNPSDEEIAKYEKKQADFEEQKKEWAKLKNEPTKSADGELVELVANIGTPEDVKGVIDNGGEGVGLYRTEFLYMGKSELPTEEEQFEAYKSVLEQMGDHPVVVRTLDIGGDKELSYLKLPEEMNPFLGFRAIRLCLERDDIFRTQLRALLRASVYGNLKIMFPMIATLDEFRQAKALLLEEKDNLVSEGTKVSDEIEIGIMVEIPSTAVIARQFAKEVDFFSIGTNDLIQYTMAADRMNERVSYLYQPYHPAILNLVNNVIEAAHAEGKWAGMCGEMAGDSIAIPILLGLGLDEFSMSATSILPARTQISKLSKRELASFKDQLLSMSTADEVEAFVREKTNQ; this comes from the coding sequence ATGAGTAATCTTAACGGAATTGCTGCATCCAATGGAATTGCGATAGCCAAAGTGTACAAGCTCGCAGTACCAGATTTGTCTTTTGAGAGAACAAAAATAGATAATCCTGACGAGGAAATTGCACGTTTACAGGATGCTTTAGAAGTATCTAAAAAAGAATTGGAGAAAATCAAAGAAAACGCTAGAAAGACACTTGGCGATGAGCATGCGGAAATCTTCTCTGCTCACCTGCTTGTTTTAAGCGATCCAGAAATGATTAATCCAATCCAAGAAAAAATTAAATCCGAGAACACAAACGCAGAGTCCGCATTGAAAGAAACAGCGGACATGTTCATTTCTATGTTTGAAGGCATGGATAACGAATACATGCGTGAGCGTGCTGCAGATATCAAGGACGTTACAAAACGTGTGATGGCACACTTGTTAAATGTAAGCTTCCCAGACCCAGCATTAATTGATGAAGAAGTAGTCGTGGTTGCGGAAGACCTAACACCGTCTGATACAGCTCAGCTTAACAAACAGTTCGTTAAAGGGTTTACTACGAATATCGGTGGACGTACTTCTCACTCTGCCATCATGGCCCGTTCCCTTGAGATCCCAGCTGTCGTTGGAACCAAATCTATTACATCAGAAGCTCATGAAAACGATATCGTTATCGTGGATGGAATTGATGGAGAAGTAATCCTGAATCCAAGCGATGAAGAAATCGCGAAATATGAAAAGAAACAAGCAGACTTTGAAGAACAGAAAAAAGAATGGGCGAAGCTTAAAAATGAGCCAACTAAATCAGCAGATGGTGAATTAGTAGAACTCGTTGCCAATATTGGAACTCCAGAAGACGTAAAAGGTGTTATTGATAATGGTGGTGAAGGGGTTGGACTTTACCGTACAGAATTCTTGTACATGGGTAAAAGCGAACTCCCGACTGAAGAGGAGCAATTCGAAGCTTATAAATCCGTACTTGAACAAATGGGTGACCATCCGGTTGTCGTTCGTACGCTAGACATCGGTGGAGATAAAGAGCTTAGCTACTTAAAACTACCGGAAGAAATGAATCCTTTCTTAGGCTTTAGAGCGATTCGTCTTTGCCTAGAGCGTGACGATATTTTCCGTACACAGCTTCGTGCGTTATTACGTGCAAGTGTTTATGGTAACTTAAAAATTATGTTCCCAATGATTGCGACACTAGATGAGTTCCGCCAAGCAAAAGCGCTTCTTCTAGAAGAAAAAGACAACTTAGTTAGCGAAGGTACGAAAGTGAGCGATGAAATCGAAATTGGTATCATGGTTGAAATCCCTTCTACTGCTGTTATCGCTCGTCAATTCGCCAAAGAAGTGGATTTCTTCAGTATTGGCACAAATGATTTGATTCAATATACAATGGCTGCGGACCGTATGAACGAACGCGTATCATACTTATACCAACCATACCACCCAGCTATTTTAAACCTAGTAAACAATGTGATCGAAGCAGCACACGCTGAAGGCAAATGGGCTGGTATGTGTGGAGAAATGGCTGGCGACTCCATCGCAATTCCTATTCTTCTTGGATTAGGATTAGATGAGTTCAGCATGAGTGCTACTTCCATTCTTCCTGCACGTACACAAATCTCGAAGCTTTCTAAGCGTGAGCTAGCATCTTTCAAAGATCAACTTCTTTCTATGAGCACGGCTGATGAAGTTGAGGCTTTTGTTCGGGAGAAGACAAATCAATAA
- a CDS encoding VanW family protein, which produces MKITYLTMLLLFVHQVIASSNLVVTYKGETIASVNPAEFTIPFLDEPVLDEEKYTKLIKELEEEIYQKPVNATLDDSGEIVSGKVGHTLHRQKFKELFYTSFLNNKSARIEAPLRNIHPRVDDELLANIRTQQISQYITYFNTNNEERAHNISLAAEAVNNHVVFPGKTFSFNKVVGKRTEEKGYLPAPEIVRGEVSEGIGGGICQVSSTLFNAVDRLGVKIMERFSHSKSVPYVPSGRDATVSWYGPDFTFENNLNQPLLIRAKAKNGSMMIKLYSSDIIEFTPREVPNASKELIRDKEIFGE; this is translated from the coding sequence ATGAAAATTACATATTTAACGATGCTTTTATTATTTGTTCACCAAGTCATAGCATCTAGTAACTTAGTGGTGACCTATAAAGGGGAGACCATTGCAAGTGTGAATCCAGCTGAATTTACAATACCATTCTTGGATGAACCAGTACTAGATGAAGAAAAATACACGAAGTTAATCAAAGAACTAGAGGAAGAAATTTACCAAAAACCAGTGAATGCAACTCTCGACGATAGCGGAGAAATTGTATCCGGAAAAGTCGGCCACACGTTACATCGCCAAAAGTTCAAAGAACTGTTTTATACTAGCTTTTTAAACAATAAATCTGCTAGGATAGAAGCTCCTTTACGTAACATTCATCCTAGAGTAGATGACGAGTTACTTGCAAACATTCGCACACAACAGATAAGTCAATACATCACTTATTTTAATACGAATAATGAGGAAAGAGCTCATAATATTTCTCTTGCAGCCGAAGCGGTTAACAACCATGTTGTTTTTCCTGGTAAGACCTTTTCCTTTAACAAAGTAGTAGGCAAAAGGACAGAGGAGAAGGGATACTTACCGGCTCCTGAGATTGTAAGGGGAGAAGTATCTGAAGGAATAGGTGGAGGAATTTGTCAGGTTTCTTCCACTTTGTTCAATGCGGTTGACCGACTTGGGGTAAAAATTATGGAGCGATTTTCCCATAGTAAAAGTGTTCCCTATGTTCCATCTGGAAGAGATGCAACAGTCAGTTGGTACGGACCTGATTTCACGTTTGAGAATAACTTAAATCAGCCGCTTCTTATTCGGGCTAAGGCAAAGAATGGGAGTATGATGATCAAACTATATTCCTCAGATATCATAGAATTCACACCACGTGAAGTACCTAATGCTTCAAAGGAGTTAATTAGAGATAAAGAGATCTTCGGTGAATAA
- a CDS encoding IS91 family transposase, with translation MSKGSGVVKQILKDHFAGFWELHSTRFPESYRSHIKETVKKTIRCGTTDLGYARYECLGCEGNPMPKFVCFTCKSRLCHRCGKKYTDDWSDKQQEMIFNVTHRHMVFTIPQEIRKVFYDDRKKLNELSKQVSEVFQYHNYQKSKKRGFRSGIITVIHTFGRDLKFNPHIHALVTEGALDNNNEWVNNGYIPYDYLRKSWQKVVLDLLKKWFPNNQKVINLINELYQRYPKGFYVNAEKKMTNAKAVAKYIGRYLARPAIAEYRIEEYDGKSVHYWYEDHKTGKRVDKRIPVYRFIFEILQHVPPKHFRMVGRFGLYSRRSHHKAQQILSLHAFMRTKQIELLLEKKRKKKTYRQRMIESFEKDPFECPHCHRQMELVGIWHSDYGWLYHYMEDIEMERRRKYGIGKPKKAG, from the coding sequence ATGAGTAAAGGTTCTGGAGTTGTTAAACAAATATTAAAAGATCACTTTGCAGGTTTTTGGGAATTACATTCTACTCGTTTTCCCGAGTCTTATCGTAGTCATATTAAAGAAACAGTGAAAAAGACAATTAGATGCGGTACTACTGATTTAGGTTATGCTCGATATGAATGTCTAGGATGTGAAGGAAATCCTATGCCTAAATTTGTTTGTTTCACTTGTAAAAGTAGGCTATGTCATCGATGCGGTAAAAAATACACCGATGATTGGTCAGACAAACAACAGGAAATGATCTTCAATGTAACTCATCGTCATATGGTATTCACCATCCCTCAAGAGATAAGAAAAGTATTTTATGATGATCGTAAAAAGCTTAATGAATTGAGTAAACAAGTCTCGGAAGTTTTCCAATACCATAACTATCAAAAAAGTAAAAAGCGAGGATTCCGTTCAGGAATCATTACAGTAATACATACATTTGGTAGAGATTTAAAGTTTAACCCACATATACATGCATTAGTTACGGAAGGTGCACTAGATAACAATAATGAATGGGTGAACAATGGTTATATTCCATATGACTATTTGAGAAAGTCATGGCAGAAAGTAGTATTAGATTTATTAAAAAAATGGTTTCCTAATAATCAAAAAGTAATAAACCTTATAAATGAGTTATATCAAAGATATCCGAAAGGTTTTTATGTTAATGCTGAGAAGAAAATGACAAATGCGAAAGCAGTGGCTAAATATATTGGAAGATACTTAGCTCGTCCAGCTATTGCAGAATATCGAATAGAAGAGTACGACGGTAAGAGTGTTCATTACTGGTATGAAGACCATAAGACAGGTAAACGAGTGGATAAGAGAATTCCTGTGTATAGATTCATATTTGAAATACTTCAACACGTTCCACCAAAACATTTTAGAATGGTAGGAAGATTTGGGTTGTATAGTAGAAGGTCTCATCATAAGGCACAACAAATATTAAGTTTGCATGCATTTATGAGAACGAAACAGATAGAATTACTTTTAGAGAAAAAACGTAAAAAGAAAACCTATCGACAACGTATGATTGAATCCTTTGAAAAGGATCCATTTGAATGTCCACATTGCCATCGACAGATGGAGCTTGTGGGAATATGGCATTCTGATTACGGTTGGTTATATCACTATATGGAGGATATAGAGATGGAAAGAAGGAGGAAATACGGAATTGGCAAACCAAAAAAGGCAGGATAA
- a CDS encoding VOC family protein: protein MADFTIKKLNTIIVPVKDLERSIHFYKHVLHLSEDFVENGMAYYSVGSGEGKLSIMLHIIDEPEPVEKGIVIELLLDDVHAAVSSIRKAGGEIVQEPIDREWGVKEAVIADPDGYKIWIVESLS from the coding sequence ATGGCGGATTTCACAATCAAAAAACTTAATACGATTATTGTACCCGTAAAAGATCTAGAAAGGTCTATTCATTTTTACAAACATGTATTACATTTATCAGAGGATTTTGTTGAAAATGGGATGGCTTATTATTCGGTTGGCTCCGGGGAAGGCAAGCTTTCTATCATGTTACATATCATTGATGAGCCCGAGCCTGTTGAGAAAGGAATCGTGATCGAATTACTGCTTGATGATGTACATGCAGCTGTTTCCTCGATAAGGAAAGCAGGAGGGGAAATTGTACAAGAACCGATTGATCGAGAGTGGGGAGTAAAAGAAGCCGTCATTGCTGACCCGGATGGATATAAGATTTGGATCGTCGAATCGTTATCATAG
- a CDS encoding carbon-nitrogen hydrolase family protein, which translates to MKLRVSAVQYHLHTIDTFEDFAKQVTHYVKNAAEFNSDFILFPEFLTTQLLSITDQTDRTYTGLPAYTERYYNLMTSLAKEENMHIIGGTHIIEREGKYYNVAHLFYPHGRIEEQAKLHLTPWEITEWKLSPGDGFRIFDTEKGKIAILTCYDVEFPEIVRMVRGMGADVIFIPSCTDDRHGFHRVRYTCHARTIENQVYVVTTGTVGSLPTVDFMRSNFGQAAVITPNDIPFPQRGILMEGEINNDMIITADLDLSLLYEIRSEGSVTTWRDRRVDLYPDLSKTKLEQAAIDQKAPDETLKKTTPLS; encoded by the coding sequence ATGAAACTTCGTGTATCTGCGGTTCAGTATCATCTTCATACGATTGACACTTTTGAGGATTTTGCCAAGCAAGTCACCCATTATGTGAAGAATGCGGCTGAATTCAATTCTGACTTTATTTTGTTTCCTGAATTTCTTACGACACAATTATTATCGATTACGGATCAAACTGATCGTACTTATACAGGATTACCAGCATATACAGAGCGTTACTATAACCTTATGACATCTTTAGCAAAAGAGGAAAATATGCACATTATTGGTGGTACGCACATCATTGAAAGAGAAGGAAAGTACTACAATGTTGCCCATCTTTTTTATCCGCATGGGCGCATTGAGGAGCAAGCAAAACTTCACTTGACTCCATGGGAAATCACCGAATGGAAGTTATCTCCTGGAGACGGGTTTCGTATTTTTGATACAGAAAAAGGAAAGATCGCGATTCTCACTTGTTACGATGTAGAGTTTCCGGAAATAGTACGCATGGTTCGTGGGATGGGAGCCGATGTCATCTTTATCCCGTCTTGTACAGATGATCGCCATGGATTCCATCGAGTTCGTTACACTTGCCATGCGAGAACGATAGAGAATCAAGTCTATGTTGTGACGACAGGAACTGTGGGTTCGTTGCCAACCGTTGATTTTATGAGATCGAACTTCGGGCAAGCTGCTGTCATCACGCCGAATGATATTCCATTTCCACAACGAGGTATCTTGATGGAAGGGGAAATCAATAACGATATGATTATTACAGCGGATCTTGATTTGTCCTTATTGTATGAAATTCGTTCGGAAGGCTCTGTAACGACATGGAGAGACCGCCGTGTTGATCTGTATCCGGATCTCAGTAAAACTAAACTGGAACAAGCTGCGATAGACCAGAAAGCTCCCGATGAAACATTAAAAAAGACCACACCCCTATCATGA